The following coding sequences are from one Solea solea chromosome 11, fSolSol10.1, whole genome shotgun sequence window:
- the LOC131468988 gene encoding uncharacterized protein LOC131468988 isoform X5 — MNLDSLEGSIQNVLSVLYPPFEATAPTLLSQLFQIIDSRFEGDALRCLLDFLVPAKHILDTVQQAACAQYSNVLFLYEGWPLCLHDQVVVHLAPINPQLLQPGDFYLQVAPFCDQSARIVICSLLEEEGLRVEVVEETPIPETSYPCIFSSGWLKEINQGRHGTPLSQCLLAWEQGVVRLPWVQVAVPDFVDVPQCAGSSMASAPPPSLQPLLPPPSPHLSDKSLSNSSFPLSTAKESAPKHCNVTSQNSASSSSSHASAFSVETRICPAKHGIAVSLCLVDATTASSSSRLVKLKETETEPKPIGWVSPNTWDSRITRSDTVAITSAVSSTHTPVSTNICKGADKSVVNENTEKDKSVQAGQVTAEGEYIDVLQATMLFSKCQFVTEEKQKLGMQMQPHTQTEAQRRAQMQPHAQLEPYRQSQRQPNPQMPPLEHVQLPSNPQTHNHSRSEAPAALMHNVSTETGPPSAPHHSQSDHFHPDSHEPSQCVRTVRFSEKPCTPCMKRRQGGKASRAQDLRCRYRDSYQAALKNPVTIGQKTEGGSMLAVVEEDGDVSQCDDSQWPTGTKTVDPWCNVQAVWCDSGNQTQSPFSGTICNESGEKNTVPCWKPGDSHIAPCTEHRGTNPLKYGERSHQPAKNNTVLFRKPGYAHCAKPVNGKISAAGPRIHTTDLSNSNDPWQSHGIYAKHPGLQFNSSETSGINMNLMPRERLGNRSNSSGMGPNISKSPTVPQNRQESVSDGRCSSLSTAVVDTSQKCELVIVEGQNVRRRETNDSCAEVPQLHVVKCKNSTAFGLVSPKINRRRLVIPDPGNTFTTSRNSHPLENPSQTDPPPAADVQKFFQPVSACPRPDHLPLGSPDPTAHLIYLGVAALTGGRDRTGRAIVEVYGDHQGWRPAVTSQGLCQMLLYFHLITRREIREAGLTLIFDARKTSPRPQVYKALMALQEQSPQVLNSLVLLVDKDNSLRPERCPGVQTDTLSMKALLKLVEGSQLSSHLDGTLCHSYYDWMELHQKLFPFVSDLHEASSLLLSAISKLEEPQRMDTVQSVHQCMMDQRTLMKDVLEDSRLVSLQREGGAILARLRRESDLKYPHCEDLSNAVDSVTSLYNHMEQQVHVLVQKSNVSLEHLEHLKQVREMEGCFTQMQQWYNIEGERHLLEAESVEDSGDRLEQILNSFTGFLIEANDRRHHAMSLVSEAERLQWSGSSYPEMETFRTFVSTFTSGLDDFLSRAEACGRALQIMVNVCDFCEQAVALATECSDYLDHSQTNSQPIQHQSQDPEVVNHSRGQSDCPTAHSSGPTTITGVPLSGNDGSILQNFHDRFLQFSPERFQEVKAQASALQGSRGMRVWNIAWLRCQEARQQLQERIWDVDEVYHQNPDSRNWSECHYVDVVSTNNQTTPPGGQSLVVQSTPGPRHPQWEGIVSGAVDLGKRKPVMGSNSTNSTNIACCNSIIKHEDHSNDGTNQGSKFTPQSPNSRSARRAEREVRRRQTSRARRDRDAAAMSQSHTVGCQWFPWGRGLKGRSMSQDSCTVGVAAAESSTPPEHHVRPPSSCSHHGQPSCRILKEAQKFQISRHGSFCSDDSCVSDRGAAGGDGTSSCKHSSLPLRRFEGAFCLANPQDSASNALRLQRVLEELVVTEREYVRSLSYILTHYLPLLDRPDIPQDLRGKRGIIFGNLEKLYNFHSHYFLPELEACQREPAMVARCFLRHSESFGLYALYSKNKPQSDALILHRRHDIFKKKQQELGDMMDLSSYLLRPIQRISKYSLLLQDMLALAGSYRPKDRIQDTLLASSVGAQSICGSGVYVPDLSSSERERVRAEIQGAADLVRFQMRHGNDLLTMDAIRDCDVRK, encoded by the exons ATG AACCTAGATTCTCTGGAAGGCTCCATCCAGAACGTGCTGTCGGTGCTGTACCCCCCCTTCGAGGCTACTGCACCCACTCTCCTCAGCCAGCTCTTCCAAATCATTGATAGTCGTTTTGAGGGAGACGCCCTGCGGTGCCTGCTTGACTTTCTGGTCCCGGCCAAGCACATCTTAGACACTGTGCAGCAGGCTGCATGT GCTCAATACTCTAATGTTCTCTTCCTCTATGAGGGATGGCCTCTGTGTTTACATGATCAAGTCGTTGTTCATCTTGCTCCGATCAACCCCCAGCTACTTCAGCCCGGTGACTTTTACCTTCAGGTGGCACCATTTTGTGACCAATCAGCTCGCATCGTGATCTGCAGCCTCCTGGAAGAGGAGGGGCTCAGAGTGGAAGTAGTTGAGGAGACCCCAATCCCTGAAACGTCCTATCCTTGTATATTCAGCTCTGGGTGGTTAAAGGAGATCAATCAGGGCCGCCATGGAACGCCTCTCAGCCAATGCCTGCTTGCCTGGGAACAGGGAGTGGTGAGGTTACCATGGGTACAGGTGGCTGTGCCTGATTTTGTGGATGTGCCACAGTGTGCTGGAAGTAGTAtggcctctgctcctcctccttctctacaacctctgcttcctcctccttctcctcatctTTCTGATAAATCTTTATCAAATAGTTCATTTCCTCTTTCCACTGCAAAGGAATCTGCACCAAAACACTGTAATGTAACCAGTCAAAATTcagcttcttcatcttcttcacatGCCTCTGCCTTCTCCGTGGAGACCAGAATATGTCCAGCAAAGCACGGCATTGCTGTGTCACTCTGCTTAGTGGATGCTACcactgcttcttcttcatctcgGCTGGTCAAATTGAAAGAAACTGAAACGGAGCCCAAGCCTATAGGCTGGGTGTCCCCAAATACGTGGGACAGCCGCATCACTAGGTCAGATACAGTGGCAATAACAAGTGCTGTTTCAAGTACACACACTCCTGTAAGTACAAATATATGTAAAGGTGCAGACAAGAGTGTTGTTAATGAAAATACTGAGAAAGATAAGAGTGTGCAGGCAGGCCAGGTCACAGCGGAAGGCGAATATATTGATGTTCTCCAGGCAACTATGCTTTTCTCTAAGTGTCAGTTCgtaactgaagaaaaacagaagttAGGGATGCAAATGCAGccgcacacacaaactgaagcaCAGAGACGAGCACAAATGCAACCTCATGCACAGTTAGAGCCATATAGGCAATCACAGAGGCAGCCAAACCCACAGATGCCACCTCTAGAGCATGTGCAATTACCTTCaaatccacaaacacacaatcattcTAGATCAGAGGCTCCTGCAGCATTAATGCACAATGTGTCGACAGAGACAGGACCTCCTTCTGCTCCCCATCATTCCCAGTCAGATCACTTTCACCCCGACTCCCATGAACCCTCTCAGTGTGTCCGTACTGTCCGGTTCTCCGAGAAACCCTGTACTCCATGCATGAAAAGGAGACAAGGTGGAAAGGCTTCTAGAGCTCAGGACCTGAGGTGTCGATACAGGGATTCCTACCAGGCTGCTTTAAAAAACCCTGTCACCATTGGACAGAAGACAGAGGGGGGGAGTATGTTAGCTGTGGTTGAGGAGGATGGTGATGTCTCACAGTGTGATGACAGTCAGTGGCCAACAGGGACTAAAACAGTGGATCCTTGGTGTAATGTTCAAGCAGTGTGGTGTGATTCTGGAAACCAAACCCAGTCTCCTTTCAGTGGAACCATCTGTAATGAGtcgggagaaaaaaacactgttccaTGTTGGAAACCAGGAGATTCACACATTGCTCCCTGCACAGAGCACAGGGGCACAAATCCTTTAAAATATGGTGAGCGATCACATCAgcctgccaaaaacaacacagtgctATTCAGGAAACCAGGGTATGCACACTGTGCCAAACCTGTGAATGGGAAAATTTCAGCAGCAGGACCAAGGATACACACTACAGATTTGTCAAATTCAAATGATCCTTGGCAATCTCATGGAATCTATGCCAAACATCCTGGATTACAGTTCAATTCAAGTGAAACTTCAGGGATTAACATGAACCTCATGCCTCGTGAAAGATTAGGAAACAGAAGTAATTCCTCAGGGATGGGTCCAAACATTTCCAAGTCTCCTACGGTGCCACAAAACCGACAAGAATCTGTGTCCGATGGAAGATGTTCGTCCCTCTCCACAGCTGTGGTGGACACCTCACAGAAGTGTGAACTGGTCATTGTTGAAGGTCAAAATGTCCGGAGAAGAGAAACCAATGATTCCTGTGCAGAGGTTCCTCAGCTACATGTGGTCAAATGTAAAAACAGCACAGCCTTTGGGCTGGTTTCACCAAAGATCAACAGAAGGAGGCTGGTCATTCCAG ATCCTGGCAATACATTTACAACCAGTAGAAACAGTCATCCACTGGAGAACCCGTCTCAGACAGatccaccaccagcagcagacGTGCAGAAGTTCTTCCAGCCTGTCTCTGCTTGTCCCAGACCTGACCACCTCCCCCTGGGATCCCCAGACCCCACAGCCCACCTAATCTACCTGGGAGTAGCAGCTCTCACAG GCGGCAGAGACAGGACAGGCAGGGCAATTGTTGAAGTCTATGGTGACCACCAAGGGTGGAGACCAGCTGTAACAAGCCAGGGGCTCTGTCAGATGTTGCTCTACTTCCACTTGATCACCAG AAGAGAAATCAGAGAAGCTGGGTTGACACTCATTTTTGAtgcaaggaagacaagtcctcGACCACAGGTCTACAAGGCCTTGATGGCTCTTCAG GAGCAGAGTCCCCAAGTGCTAAACAGTTTGGTGCTGCTGGTGGACAAAGACAACAGTCTACGTCCCGAGCGATGTCCTGGAGTCCAG ACTGACACTTTATCGATGAAAGCCTTGCTGAAGCTGGTGGAGGGGAGTCAGTTGAGCTCCCATCTGGATGGCACACTGTGTCACAGCTACTATGACTGGATGGAGCTGCACCAG AAACTCTTTCCTTTTGTATCTGATCTTCATGAGGCATCAAGCCTGCTGCTGAGTGCCATTAGTAAATTAGAGGAGCCCCAGAGGATGGACACTGTCCAG AGTGTGCACCAGTGCATGATGGACCAGaggactctgatgaaggatgtGCTGGAGGACAGCAGATTGGTCAGTCTTCAGAGAGAGGGTGGGGCCATCCTGGCCAggctgaggagggagagtgACCTGAAATATCCACACTGTGAGGACCTCAG TAATGCAGTGGACTCGGTGACCAGCCTGTACAACCACATGGAGCAGCAGGTTCATGTCCTCGTGCAGAAGTCTAATGTGTCCCTGGAACACCTGGAGCACCTGAAGCAAGTCAGAGAAATGGAGGGATGCTTCACCCAG ATGCAGCAGTGGTATAATATAGAAGgtgagcgccacctgctggaggCTGAATCAGTGGAGGACTCTGGAGACAGACTGGAGCAGATCCTCAACAGCTTCACTGGTTTCCTTATTGAAGCAAAT GATCGAAGGCACCATGCCATGTCTTTAGTGTCAGAGGCAGAGCGTCTCCAGTGGAGCGGGTCCTCCTACCCAGAGATGGAGACATTCAGGACTTTTGTCAGCACCTTCACATCAGGCCTGGATGACTTCCTGAGCAGGGCTGAGGCCTGTGGCAGAGCGCTGCAGATCATGGTCAACGTGTGTGATTTCTGTGAGCAG GCTGTAGCTCTGGCCACTGAATGCTCTGATTACCTGGACCATAGTCAAACAAACTCTCAACCGATACAACATCAAAGTCAAGACCCTGAAGTGGTCAACCACTCTCGTGGCCAGTCTGACTGCCCCACAGCACATAGTTCTGGCCCAACAACCATCACTGGTGTTCCACTGTCAGGCAATGACGGCTCCATCCTTCAGAATTTTCATGACCGGTTTCTCCAGTTTAGCCCAGAGAGATTTCAGGAGGTAAAGGCCCAGGCCAGTGCCCTACAGGGCTCCAGGGGGATGCGGGTCTGGAACATAGCCTGGCTGAGGTGTCAGGAGGCcagacagcagcttcaggaGAGGATATGGGATGTGGATGAAGTTTATCACCAAAATCCAGACTCTCGCAACTGGAGTGAATGTCATTACGTTGATGTGGTGAGCACTAATAATCAGACAACACCACCTGGTGGTCAGAGTCTGGTGGTACAATCAACTCCTGGGCCTCGGCACCCACAGTGGGAGGGCATTGTGTCTGGAGCGGTGGATTTAGGGAAGAGAAAACCAGTTATGGGGAGCAACAGCACTAATTCAACAAATATTGCTTGCTGTAACAGCATCATCAAACATGAGGATCACAGCAATGATGGAACCAACCAGGGATCAAAGTTCACTCCACAATCACCTAACAg tAGATCAGCGAGGAGAGCAGAAAGAGAGGTGCGCAGGAGACAGACGAGCAGAGCGAGGAGAGATCGAGATGCCGCTGCTATGTCCCAGTCCCACACTGTTGGCTGCCAGTGGTTTCCATGGGGACGAGGTCTCAAAGGGAGATCCATGAGCCAAGACTCGTGCACTGTAGGAGTGGCCGCAGCCGAGTCCTCCACTCCTCCAGAGCACCACGTTCGACCCCCATCATCCTGCTCACACCATGGCCAGCCGTCATGTCGGATTCTCAAGGAGGCGCAGAAGTTCCAGATCTCGCGCCATGGGAGCTTCTGCTCTGATGACTCCTGTGTGAGCGACCGTGGTGCTGCAGGGGGTGATGGGACTTCGTCCTGCAAGCACTCCAGCCTGCCCCTCAGGAGATTTGAGGGGGCGTTTTGTTTGGCAAATCCACAGGATAGTGCCAGCAATGCCCT GAGGCTGCAGCGTGTACTGGAAGAGCTGGtggtcacagagagagagtacGTCCGCTCGCTGAGCTACATCTTGACCCATTACCTGCCCCTGCTGGACAGACCAGACATCCCCCAGGACCTTAGGGGAAAGCGCGGCATCATCTTCGGCAACCTGGAGAAGCTTTACAACTTCCACAGCCACTACTTCCTGCCAGAGCTGGAGGCCTGTCAGAGGGAACCTGCCATGGTGGCCCGCTGCTTTCTCAGACAC AGTGAGAGTTTTGGCCTGTATGCTCTGTATAGTAAGAACAAACCTCAGTCAGATGCCCTCATACTGCACCGTCGCCATGACATCTTTAAG aagaagcagcaggagcTGGGGGACATGATGGACCTCTCATCCTACCTGCTGAGGCCCATCCAGAGAATCAGCAAGTACAGTCTCCTTTTGCAAGACATGCTGGCACTGGCTGGGTCGTACAGGCCAAAAGACAGGATCCAAGATACACTGCTTGCATCTTCAGTGGGCGCACAAAGCATATGTGGCTCAGGTGTGTACGTGCCTGATCTGTCGAGCAGTGAGAGGGAGCGCGTGAGAGCTGAGATCCAGGGTGCTGCAGACCTGGTGCGATTTCAGATGCGTCACGGCAACGATTTGCTCACCATGGACGCCATCCGAGACTGTGATGTAAGAAAATGA